In Sceloporus undulatus isolate JIND9_A2432 ecotype Alabama chromosome 10, SceUnd_v1.1, whole genome shotgun sequence, the following proteins share a genomic window:
- the CFAP73 gene encoding cilia- and flagella-associated protein 73 isoform X1 translates to MASDLAERVRGVYRDKLPLMKIPEKEDDFLPSACLLLEKRRELAAVEQALVAKKEEFQGKMEELQERREELERKEGQLKQAILKFDKFLKESDAKRSRALRKASQEQLQAAQRGAEAERLQAEIARLVTAREKLQHRLAAHKAFPEYLQKVLEKTGQFEDIPDLIARFQTLMATQATLAQRELVAREAVEEEHACLQQYIEESSNQILQQNNQVAELQSQLDQIRTKVLELESNWICIQNTAANKTLELGKVKLAILNLFQMVAKYRKLPADVPPDDTEAQLDVVQLCIGDLTDILANFRKSEPTPVSQPEPVTASQSELESR, encoded by the exons ATGGCTTCGGATCTGGCGGAGCGGGTGCGAGGGGTTTATCGGGACAAACTACCCCTGAT GAAAATCCCTGAAAAAGAGGATGACTTTCTTCCCTCTGCTTGCCTCCTCTTGGAGAAACGGCGAGAACTGGCTGCAGTGGAACAGGCTCTGGTTGCAAAGAAAGAG GAGTTTCAGGGGAAGATGGAAGAACTTCAGGAGCGACGGGAGGAGCTGGAACGCAAAGAGGGACAACTCAAACAGGCCATCTTGAAGTTTGACAAGTTTCTGAAG GAGAGCGATGCCAAGCGGAGCCGGGCACTGCGCaaggccagccaagagcagctccAAGCGGCCCAGAGAGGAGCAGAAGCTGAGCGCCTCCAAGCAGAAATTGCCCGGCTGGTGACGGCAAGGGAGAAACTGCAGCACCGCCTGGCAGCTCACAAGGCCTTCCCCGAGTACCTGCAAAAGGTTCTGGAAAAGACCGGGCAG TTTGAGGACATCCCGGACCTCATTGCCCGTTTCCAGACGCTGATGGCCACCCAGGCCACCTTGGCACAGAGAGAGCTTGTTGCCCGTGAAGCTGTGGAAGAGGAACATGCCTGCCTGCAGCAGTACATAGAGGAGAGCAGCAACCAGATACTGCAGCAAAACAACCAAGTGGCAGAGCTGCAGTCTCAGTTGGATCAGATCCGGACCAAAGTGTTGGAATTG GAGTCGAACTGGATCTGCATTCAGAACACAGCCGCCAACAAGACCTTGGAGCTTGGGAAGGTCAAGCTGGCCATCTTGAACCTCTTCCAGATGGTTGCCAAGTATAGGAAGCTGCCCGCCGATGTCCCCCCGGATGACACGGAAGCCCAGCTCGATGTG GTCCAACTCTGCATTGGAGACTTAACTGACATTTTGGCCAATTTCCGCAAAAGCGAACCCACACCAGTTTCACAGCCCGAGCCTGTGACAGCGTCTCAGTCTGAATTGGAGTCCCGCTAG
- the CFAP73 gene encoding cilia- and flagella-associated protein 73 isoform X2, which produces MRLLVCSRKIPEKEDDFLPSACLLLEKRRELAAVEQALVAKKEEFQGKMEELQERREELERKEGQLKQAILKFDKFLKESDAKRSRALRKASQEQLQAAQRGAEAERLQAEIARLVTAREKLQHRLAAHKAFPEYLQKVLEKTGQFEDIPDLIARFQTLMATQATLAQRELVAREAVEEEHACLQQYIEESSNQILQQNNQVAELQSQLDQIRTKVLELESNWICIQNTAANKTLELGKVKLAILNLFQMVAKYRKLPADVPPDDTEAQLDVVQLCIGDLTDILANFRKSEPTPVSQPEPVTASQSELESR; this is translated from the exons ATGCGGTTGCTGGTTTGCTCCAGGAAAATCCCTGAAAAAGAGGATGACTTTCTTCCCTCTGCTTGCCTCCTCTTGGAGAAACGGCGAGAACTGGCTGCAGTGGAACAGGCTCTGGTTGCAAAGAAAGAG GAGTTTCAGGGGAAGATGGAAGAACTTCAGGAGCGACGGGAGGAGCTGGAACGCAAAGAGGGACAACTCAAACAGGCCATCTTGAAGTTTGACAAGTTTCTGAAG GAGAGCGATGCCAAGCGGAGCCGGGCACTGCGCaaggccagccaagagcagctccAAGCGGCCCAGAGAGGAGCAGAAGCTGAGCGCCTCCAAGCAGAAATTGCCCGGCTGGTGACGGCAAGGGAGAAACTGCAGCACCGCCTGGCAGCTCACAAGGCCTTCCCCGAGTACCTGCAAAAGGTTCTGGAAAAGACCGGGCAG TTTGAGGACATCCCGGACCTCATTGCCCGTTTCCAGACGCTGATGGCCACCCAGGCCACCTTGGCACAGAGAGAGCTTGTTGCCCGTGAAGCTGTGGAAGAGGAACATGCCTGCCTGCAGCAGTACATAGAGGAGAGCAGCAACCAGATACTGCAGCAAAACAACCAAGTGGCAGAGCTGCAGTCTCAGTTGGATCAGATCCGGACCAAAGTGTTGGAATTG GAGTCGAACTGGATCTGCATTCAGAACACAGCCGCCAACAAGACCTTGGAGCTTGGGAAGGTCAAGCTGGCCATCTTGAACCTCTTCCAGATGGTTGCCAAGTATAGGAAGCTGCCCGCCGATGTCCCCCCGGATGACACGGAAGCCCAGCTCGATGTG GTCCAACTCTGCATTGGAGACTTAACTGACATTTTGGCCAATTTCCGCAAAAGCGAACCCACACCAGTTTCACAGCCCGAGCCTGTGACAGCGTCTCAGTCTGAATTGGAGTCCCGCTAG